The Scyliorhinus canicula chromosome 11, sScyCan1.1, whole genome shotgun sequence genome contains a region encoding:
- the LOC119973636 gene encoding respirasome Complex Assembly Factor 1-like — translation MIKYIDKVDVERLLPLLRQSGVIVHKRWIAAVTARRCIGVEDKGEFLDVIYWFRQIIAISLGVIWGVVPLKGFLGIAIFCLINAGLLYLYFSSFQQVDEEEYGGTWELTKEGFMTSFALILVVWIIFNTAIHFD, via the exons ATGATAAAatatattgacaaagtagacgtagagcggCTGCTACCTCTCCTGCGGCAATCTGGAGTCATAGTTCATAAg cgctggatagctgcagtcactgcCAGAAGGTGTATTGGAGTGGAGGACAAGGGTGAGTTTCTCGATGTGATCTACTGGTTTCGACAAATAATTGCAATTAGTTTAGGTGTTATATGGGGAGTTGTTCCACTTAAAGGATTCTTGGGAATAGCAATATTTTGTCTCATCAATGCTGGGCTTCTGTACCTCTACTTTAGCAGCTTTCAGCAAGTAGATGAGGAAGAGTATGGCGGCACATGGGAACTAACAAAAGAGGGATTCATGACATCTTTTGCATTGATTTTGGTTGTTTGGATAATTTTTAACACTGCAATTCACTTTGATTAA